A part of Miscanthus floridulus cultivar M001 chromosome 6, ASM1932011v1, whole genome shotgun sequence genomic DNA contains:
- the LOC136459604 gene encoding uncharacterized protein — translation MSTFLPPTPAPPALLIPVAYATGGGAPLGAAGRGSSYGPVIAMLAVVAVLAASAVAVGRLCFGRRAQGHAGGGADDLEAWVERTCGPCVGTTALVQESREEGGGAAAGGAGAAAATEPALAPEGTERGESASSA, via the coding sequence ATGTCGACGTTCTTGCCCCCGACGCCAGCTCCGCCAGCGCTCCTGATACCGGTGGCATACGCTACCGGAGGCGGCGCGCCCTTGGGAGCGGCAGGGAGAGGGTCGTCGTACGGCCCGGTGATCGCCATGCTGGCCGTCGTGGCCGTGCTGGCGGCCTCCGCGGTGGCCGTGGGGCGGCTCTGCTTCGGGCGCCGTGCGCAGGGccacgccggcggcggcgccgacgaCCTGGAGGCCTGGGTGGAGCGCACCTGCGGGCCCTGCGTCGGCACCACCGCGCTCGTCCAGGAAAGCAGGGAGGAGGGAGGCGGTGCCGCCGCCGGTGGTGCTGGGGCCGCGGCGGCGACGGAGCCGGCGCTGGCGCCGGAGGGAACAGAGCGAGGGGAGAGTGCCAGCAGCGCGTAG
- the LOC136459605 gene encoding uncharacterized protein — MEGLIPFIYKAIKERRTRSYYSRCSSTGSSRGGFFGARVEDSSWDQQKQWESAAGGGKVTTTAGREMAHRRHRSLEELAGEVGASPEWRRRPGAPQRARSVRIFSCIGAM; from the coding sequence ATGGAGGGGCTCATCCCGTTCATCTACAAGGCCATCAAGGAGCGGCGGACCCGGAGCTATTACTCCCGGTGCAGCTCCACCGGCTCGTCGCGCGGCGGGTTCTTCGGGGCCCGCGTGGAGGACAGCTCGTGGGACCAGCAGAAACAGTGGGagtccgccgccggcggcggcaagGTGACGACGACGGCGGGGAGGGAGATGGCGCACCGCCGGCACCGCTCCCTGGAGGAGCTGGCGGGGGAGGTGGGCGCCTCGCCCGAGTGGCGCCGCCGGCCGGGCGCGCCGCAGAGGGCCCGCAGCGTCAGGATCTTCTCCTGCATCGGCGCCATGTGA